In one window of Sardina pilchardus chromosome 23, fSarPil1.1, whole genome shotgun sequence DNA:
- the LOC134070764 gene encoding 7SK snRNA methylphosphate capping enzyme-like: protein MAETAIVSVNLPQEDRSVVNMGPPPQQYLETEAVVGSLITEAAYSTKDSSNVSKVPANRGHAPAPAPPQPVSDPSQAPPRPCKRKSSSCENGDSSQRPVTVKKQQQPKKKKFEYGNYSQYYGYRYLGLNDDPRLRAFRREWFQGNTVLDIGCNAGHVTLFIAKHWRPGRIVGMDIDGGLIYTARQNIKRYLSDTQAKEDRDNIKDAGAAVGEVSVNSLNAQVKEAEMENISGDQEEAHSPPLVSGNASVSVPLPHTPSNPPGNFPENVCFVRANYVLESEQLLLTQREEYNVILCLSVTKWIHLNWGDAGLKRLFRRVHKHLLPGGLFILEPQPWSSYNRRRKLTDTTSKNYTSIQLKPDLFASYLTSEVGFSGYKLIGTPKSSSQGFERPIYVFHKDNTPSEQVV from the coding sequence ATGGCCGAGACGGCCATCGTCAGTGTTAACTTACCACAAGAAGACAGATCAGTTGTAAACATGGGACCTCCACCGCAACAGTATCTGGAGACTGAGGCAGTCGTAGGCAGCCTCATCACTGAAGCCGCTTATTCTACCAAGGATTCCAGTAACGTTAGCAAAGTGCCGGCGAATCGAGGCCacgcacctgcacctgcacctccTCAGCCGGTCTCGGATCCCTCACAGGCACCCCCTCGTCCATGTAAACGTAAGTCTAGCAGTTGTGAAAACGGCGACAGTAGCCAAAGACCAGTGACTGTAAAAAAGCAGCAGCAACCAAAGAAGAAAAAGTTCGAATATGGCAATTACAGCCAGTATTATGGTTACCGCTACTTGGGACTAAATGATGACCCGCGCTTACGGGCTTTCAGACGTGAGTGGTTCCAGGGAAATACGGTGCTTGACATTGGATGCAACGCCGGACATGTCACACTGTTCATTGCCAAGCACTGGAGGCCAGGTAGAATAGTTGGGATGGACATTGATGGTGGGTTGATCTACACTGCAAGACAAAATATCAAACGCTACCTTTCAGATACACAAGCCAAGGAGGACAGGGATAACATTAAAGATGCCGGTGCTGCTGTAGGTGAGGTCTCTGTGAATTCCTTAAACGCACAGGTGAAGGAAGCTGAAATGGAGAACATCTCAGGGGACCAAGAAGAGgcccactccccccctctcGTGTCTGGAAATGCCTCCGTGTCTGTacctctcccccacacacccagTAACCCCCCGGGGAACTTCCCTGAGAACGTGTGCTTTGTTCGTGCTAACTATGTCCTGGAGAGCGAGCAGCTCCTGCTGACCCAACGGGAGGAGTACAACGTGATCTTGTGCCTCAGCGTCACCAAGTGGATTCATCTGAACTGGGGTGACGCCGGTCTCAAGCGGCTCTTCCGTCGAGTGCACAAGCATCTTCTGCCTGGAGGGCTCTTTATCCTGGAGCCCCAGCCCTGGAGCTCGTACAACAGGAGAAGGAAGCTCACAGACACCACCTCCAAGAACTACACGAGCATCCAGCTCAAACCAGATCTGTTCGCCTCATACCTCACGTCTGAGGTGGGCTTCAGCGGCTACAAGCTCATAGGAACACCTAAGAGCTCATCGCAAGGCTTTGAGAGACCCATCTATGTTTTTCACAAAGATAACACACCTTCAGAACAAGTTGTATGA